One genomic segment of Deinococcus humi includes these proteins:
- a CDS encoding site-specific integrase yields MNPSDVQIAAAHFLAGLNRSPATIRAYRAALTHLQRWLQDNGKKLDAAALEAYFAAHGWAASTQNRK; encoded by the coding sequence ATGAATCCCAGTGATGTTCAAATCGCCGCCGCGCATTTCCTTGCGGGGCTGAATCGCAGCCCGGCCACCATCCGGGCCTACCGGGCAGCCCTGACCCACCTCCAACGCTGGTTGCAGGACAACGGCAAAAAGCTGGATGCGGCAGCTCTGGAAGCGTACTTCGCAGCCCACGGATGGGCTGCCTCTACCCAGAACCGCAAGTAG
- a CDS encoding GAF domain-containing protein — translation MSESHAFSPDLQLLSQALAASVHSVVIADARLLDLPIIYVNPAFERMSGSPASEALGRNCRFLQGQDRDQAARKDLRQAIAAGRSTTVILRNYRLDGTLFFNELTISPIHDAAGTVTHFLGFQTDVTKRETASALMTSLQGLTEVLAAVRTQQEVTDLLLRDARGALNAVSGAVLLVQDGRLHVVARRGDDDASIWQDGDLDGHRPSPDALRTNTPLFFREGGELTAAYPELEARTGGVAAVATAVLPMVEGGQPLGVIVLDFQEPHDFTPDEERFMRTLAAQCALALDRARLSGDLERQVRDRTAELEAFVRFTEAADSEIDVLNLAGRAVEVLSLLFPGCTNDYYALEDGLWKLKVHTPDLEDDPDLLDSLRAGLPLDTPVFAGPMQTGQPIFVDGWDPQKERVAGTEAFKSVAIYPLAIGGRPQAMFVLGFRDTARWSVHHQAVFRAVGRSLGLALDRTETARQLKAQRDLLQASNEELEAFTYSVSHDLRTPVRHILSFGDLLRRELPTPLDAKAERYFGIVRTAADTLSMLIDGMLDVSRTSRQALKVEQVNLERLFTEARQKMAVDRPQRQIDWHISSLPTVVGDAELLRRVITALVDNAVKFIRSRDRAVIRVWAEERGQSWAVLVRDNGVGFNPQYSNKLFSMFQRLHRAEDFEGAAVSLANARRIMTRHGGTMMAEGQPDQGATFSFILPKVLSS, via the coding sequence GTGTCTGAGTCGCACGCCTTCTCCCCGGACCTTCAGCTCCTGAGTCAGGCCCTGGCGGCCAGCGTTCACAGCGTGGTGATTGCCGACGCCCGGCTGCTAGACCTGCCCATCATCTACGTCAATCCAGCCTTTGAACGCATGAGTGGCTCCCCCGCCTCCGAGGCCCTCGGACGCAACTGCCGTTTCTTGCAGGGTCAGGACCGGGACCAGGCGGCCAGGAAAGACCTTCGGCAGGCGATTGCAGCGGGGCGCAGCACCACCGTCATCCTGCGCAACTACCGTCTCGACGGCACGCTGTTCTTCAATGAACTCACCATCAGTCCCATCCATGACGCGGCAGGCACCGTCACGCACTTCCTGGGCTTCCAGACCGATGTGACCAAACGGGAGACAGCCTCCGCCCTGATGACGTCCCTCCAGGGCCTGACAGAGGTGTTGGCCGCGGTCCGGACCCAGCAGGAGGTCACAGACCTCCTGCTGCGCGACGCACGGGGTGCTTTGAATGCTGTCTCCGGCGCGGTCCTGCTGGTCCAGGATGGGCGGTTGCATGTCGTGGCGCGCAGGGGTGATGACGACGCGAGCATCTGGCAGGACGGGGACCTCGACGGTCACCGGCCCAGCCCGGATGCGCTGCGCACGAACACCCCACTGTTCTTTCGGGAGGGCGGCGAGCTGACGGCCGCGTATCCGGAACTTGAGGCCCGAACGGGAGGGGTGGCCGCCGTCGCCACCGCGGTGCTGCCCATGGTGGAAGGCGGTCAACCGCTGGGCGTGATCGTCCTGGATTTCCAAGAGCCGCACGACTTCACTCCGGACGAGGAACGTTTTATGAGGACACTGGCTGCACAGTGCGCCCTGGCCCTGGACCGTGCCCGGCTCTCCGGTGATCTAGAGCGTCAGGTGAGGGACCGCACCGCTGAACTCGAAGCCTTCGTACGCTTCACTGAGGCGGCGGACAGCGAGATCGACGTGCTGAATTTGGCCGGGCGGGCGGTGGAGGTGCTGAGCCTCCTGTTTCCTGGCTGCACCAACGACTATTACGCCCTGGAGGATGGCCTGTGGAAGCTTAAGGTCCATACCCCTGATCTGGAGGACGATCCGGACCTGCTGGACTCCCTGAGAGCGGGGCTGCCGCTCGATACCCCCGTGTTCGCCGGGCCGATGCAAACGGGTCAACCCATCTTCGTTGACGGCTGGGACCCCCAGAAGGAACGAGTCGCCGGAACCGAAGCCTTCAAGAGCGTTGCCATTTATCCGCTCGCCATCGGCGGCCGCCCCCAGGCGATGTTCGTGTTGGGTTTCAGAGACACGGCACGTTGGTCCGTACACCACCAGGCGGTGTTCCGAGCGGTGGGGCGCAGCCTGGGGTTGGCCCTGGACCGCACGGAGACCGCCCGGCAACTCAAGGCCCAGCGTGATCTCTTGCAGGCGTCCAACGAGGAGCTCGAGGCGTTCACGTACAGCGTGTCGCATGACCTGCGGACCCCGGTGCGGCACATCCTCAGCTTCGGCGATCTACTGCGCCGTGAGCTGCCGACGCCGCTGGATGCGAAGGCGGAGCGCTACTTCGGGATCGTCCGAACCGCCGCCGACACCCTCAGCATGCTGATCGACGGCATGCTGGACGTTTCCCGCACCTCACGTCAGGCGCTCAAGGTTGAGCAGGTCAACCTTGAGCGCCTGTTCACTGAGGCCCGGCAGAAAATGGCGGTGGACCGGCCGCAGCGCCAGATCGACTGGCACATCAGTTCTCTGCCCACCGTCGTCGGAGACGCCGAGCTGCTGCGCCGGGTGATCACGGCGCTGGTGGACAATGCCGTGAAGTTCATCCGAAGCCGGGACCGGGCGGTGATCAGGGTCTGGGCTGAGGAACGGGGTCAGAGCTGGGCCGTGCTGGTACGTGACAACGGGGTGGGCTTCAATCCACAGTACAGCAACAAGCTGTTCAGCATGTTTCAGCGCCTGCACCGTGCGGAAGACTTTGAGGGGGCAGCGGTCAGCCTGGCGAATGCACGCCGGATCATGACCCGGCATGGCGGAACGATGATGGCAGAGGGGCAGCCAGATCAGGGGGCCACCTTCAGCTTCATCCTCCCCAAGGTTCTCAGCTCGTGA